The following is a genomic window from Oryzias latipes chromosome 12, ASM223467v1.
ACATTTTGgggatttaaaggaaaaaatgtgaaaggCTTCAGACTGccagcaataaaacaaaaaactgcattGTCATTCTAAAAGGTTGTTAAAATGTGTTATATCCCATTTGCTTTATTGAAATGGAAGCTGATCAGACAGAAATCTGCTGAATGTTTTCGACTTTAGCCTAAAAGTTTTCATTAAAGCTTCAGTTCAGCATATTTTAGCCTTTAAAACGATCTATTTGGCTTTTAAGAATTTTATGGTTTATAATTGGTTCATTTTCACCCTTTTGTATCTTTTTATTTGTACCGTACCTTCAAACTATTAGCCACAGCATTTCCTTCCATTTATCCCTGTTGCTCCTAATCTAATGATTTTTACgacttttattctttgttttaacctatgttcatttattttgtcaagCACCTTGTGTTCTATGCATGTTGATGCTCTACAAATAGTGATTGGTTGAGTTCTAACCTTAAACCTGATGCTTCAAATGCCTCAAAGGATAATCAAGTTTGTtgccaaaaatgtcaaattgtaAAAATTTAGTGAAATCGAACAACTAGAACAAaatgcataaagaaaaaaatgttgcatacCTGCGTGACAACTGCAGAGCTCCAACGTCCTCATTGTCCACAGGAGACTCTCCTGCAGGACACAAATACAAAATCATCTGCAGTGAGAAATGGAAGCATCCAGTGATTTGCAGACACATTCTCATTCTGCATGTCTCAAAGCTAATCAACAGTTTACTCATGTAACTCAGGAAAGCAGCTGCCACCTTTGTCCAGGCGTCCCTCCAGCCTGCCTAGAATGGTAAGGCTCTTGTCCAGCTGTTCTTTGACCATCTCCCCCATGTGGCAGTCCACCTCCCCAGCATGCAGCAGCTCCTTGAAGGCCTTGTTCAGCTCTTCCAGCTGCTGGCGATGCAGAGCTCCGAGCCGGCGGCTCTCCTTGATCTGCTGCCGGAGCTGGGACAGCTCTCTGGCTTGTGACTGGACAAGAGAATCCAGCCTGCAGAAAAAGATaggcagagggaaaaaaaaggtagcatGTTATTCAACTTTATTAAAACTTCAAATACCGTTTTCTGAATTGCTGACCTTGCCGGTGATGTGGAGCGGCTCCGAGCTTGCTGAAGTTCGCTCACGCTTCTGTCCAGCTCCTTACCAGGGAGCCTGCTTTTGTCCTTTGACTGAGCCTCGCCCTCCTTCTCTTTTGGTTGTCCACCTTTACACTTCCCTTCTTGGCCGCGGTCCACTTTGAAAGTGCCTTCTGGTTCCCTGGTGGTAAACGGGTCACAGATGCTGGCAGCTGGAGAGATGCTGGACAGAGAGTTCCTGCGCAGAAGACTTTGCATCTGAAGGATCAGTTTGCTCTGATTCTCAAGCTGGCCCTTCAGCTCTCTGACTTGTGCTTGAAGCTGGAGAGGCTCTTCAGACACACCGTAGTCTTCATAAACCAGAAGACCTTTCTGGCTGACCTAAGACAGATACAGACAAGAGTTAGCATCAAGACCTGGTTTTTTCAAAGGAAACCTGTGTGTAAATGATCAAGTATGAGGGAAAGCGGCAGAAATGGATTTACAAAGATGTAGATGAAACATTAAGCTTTGGAGCAAACGACTGATATAAAAACAGAAGGCAGAAAAGTCTGAAAACCCTAAGATGAGTACCTTGGCTGAGCTGAGAGCTGGGGAACTGGGATATGGAGTGCTGGAGGATGAGTCCAAGTTTTCCGTAGAGGAGAAAGTGTTGGGCTTCAGGAAAGGCAGACTGGACGCACTGCAACTAGGGTTCCTGACCACCTCAAGATCTAATGAAACAGGAACAGAAGCGTATGAAAGTGAAGAAATCCACAGTAAAAGGGTttacaaaaaagtctgtaaGTGAAGAGataaaatgagaacatttaaaagattAGTAAGAGTCCAGAAAACATATTCAGCGCCATGCAAGAATCTGACAGTGCAAGACATTTGGTCAGTTTAAATGTGAGAAATAGTGCAGGAAACCGGGAAGGAGATCGTGACTTGTTATAAGTACCCACACTAAAAACACCTTAGTTCCCTTTTCATGCAGAAAACTAAAGCTTTTCCACCTCTGGAATTAGTTTCTACTCAGCAGACATGCAGCGTCTGCCTGTAGGCCGTCTACCTGTGCTACTGCTCTCTTCCCTATCATTTTCACCCTTGACAGCAGTTTcgtaaccctggtcctgaaaaTCCACCTGCACGGCTTTGTCGCCCTGCTCTGGAGCTGGCAGTGGAGGCAATACAGTTCAAGTTAGTCTTTCTTTTCAGTACTCTAAGGcttatttctgtgttttatggTAACATTTTCTAATGTGTCAAATCTTGGATGGTTTTGAATGTTGTATTATCTTACCTTTCCACTTTGTTTCAGGGGAAACTGTTAGAGCAGCAGCCAGTTTCTCCTCCAGGGTTTTACAAGTCTTTTTCTTCTCCCTAAGAGCTTTATGCAAACCCTCCAGTTGGACTTGAACGTTTGGTGGTAATCCTTTGGCTCCTTGCGCTGTCCCGAGAGCCCCGTCCTGCCTTCTGTGGCCCCTCTCCTCTTCTAGAGAAGCTTGGAGATCAGATATCCTGCAGGTGTAATCACTGAAGACCTTGTAGAGGAGCCAGAGATCCCGATGGAGCTTTTGCCCTTCTGTTCCGGTTGAAGCAGCGGGGAAACTGTGGATATTTTTTGGCCGAGTAGATTCAGCCAACTGCTCTCTGCCTTGCAGGGATTTTTGAAGTGCGTCTAAGCTCTCCTGCAGGTCAGGGTTCATTTGAGATGATTTACCAGAAGACAAGTCTACATTTGCACAGTGAGCTGCTAGGGAGGCGACAGCAGACTCTGCTGCAGTTAAACAGTTCAACataactttaaacattttttcatctaaaaCTGTTTTACTAAAATCTTCTAATGATTCAGGGTCTTCCTTTGCATCCCCCTCAAGGGGATCTGCTGACATTGCGCTTTTCCCTGACGGGGGGCCATTAGGGCTGACATTACCAGTGCTGCAACCAGGCTGTGCAGCAGCTTTGGTGACCCTTAAATGTTCCTGAAGCTCTGCGTTGAGCCTAGTTTGCTCTAAAAGTGCTCTTTGCAGAGTGTCGGCGTGCCGCTGAAGCTCACTGAACGAGTCGCCAGGCGCTCCTGTGATGTCTCTATCATTTCTTCTGTCTTCACTGTGAGGTGAGGAGGTCTTCTCCTTCATCTCCAGAAGCTCCATTAGCTGGTTGTTGAGCTCCTCCTTTTCCTGAACAGCTTGCTGCAGCTCCATGCATCGTTTCTGCAGGGAAGCATCGAAGCCAGAAGCAGAACCTGCGTGTGAACTGAATCCTGCCTGACTATCCAGACTGCAAGCAGTCAAGTAAGCGATGGTGGACTGAGCAGCCCGCAGGGCGGATGTGTACTGCACGTTCAGATGCTCCTTCTCCTGAAGCTGAGCGTGAAGTTCCTCCCAATCGGCCAGCTGCTCATTCAGCTTGTTGATCAGAACCTCTTTATCCTGGCACTCCTGGTGGAGGAGCTCCAGCTGAGTAAGGAGAGCTGAGTGGGTGTGGGCCGTTGGTTCCCTGGTTTCTGAGTCCCCCTGGGATTCTGATGAGCTGCAGCTATGTCGAGTCAATTGCAAAGGAGATGTGTTTTGCAGGAGTGCTGATGGAGAGTCAGGAGCAGTCAGCATTTCCTGACCAAATACATCATCTAAATGAGGTTGCTGAGTATTAGTTTCCTGCTGCTCAGAGCTCACAGTCTGGCTGCTGCAGCTAGTCTCTACTCTGAGCTTCACTGGCACAGGGAGACGGGATCTGACACCAGCCTGGagttcaaaaaaatgaaatatcatATTAAAGGCCATTTAAACTAAGTGGATTGTCTTTCCAGCTTTACAGAACTTACCCGGTGTTTTTGTTTAGGAGTCTTTTTTTGCAACTCAGGGTTAGGGTTCTCCTTCTTATCTGCAGTGATGCCAGCAGACTCAGAGATCTTTCCATGCGACTTACAATCAAGAGCTTCAAGGGTTTCCAAACTCTTTCTCAGATCGGTTGGTCCATCACTGCTGTTCCCAGAAGTATCTCTGCTCTCCTTCTCTTTAGACTCTGTTGATTTGTGTTCCTTCAGAAGACCCCGCAGCTTCGCATTTTCTGACCTAAGATGACGTAATTCTTCtctggaaaaagaaatatttaaagggCTTAATGTTCATGGAACTGAGGTACAGTGAGATGAAGAAGCAAaagaataaacatttaaaaaaaaaatcttacctAAGATGCAAGGCTGAATGAGATCCACAGTCCTTTAACAGAGATTTTAGAACCACTATATCCCTGTTTCCTTCCTCAAAAtcattttcctttgtgtttgaGTGAGTATGCTCTCTACTCAGATCAAAGTTCTCATTGGTCCTTACGCATCCTCCTGATGCAACctacaacaaaaagtttaaaaaaaaagtacattcatgtaaagttttatttaaaaaaaagaaaagtagaaaaaaactgttgtgaaATGGATGAGTCCAACATTTCACACCTCTTCAGGTGTGGTTCCAGTCTGTGCATCTTCATCCTGATCAGAGAAATGCATCCTGGGAGTCCTGGGCTGCATCTCGTGTATCATCTGAGGCTGCTGGAGTAATGGGATGGGAGGCGAGTATGACACGTGACTTGGTAAAACGAAAACTTAAAGAGGGAACAGAATCCATAAAACACTGCACAGCAACAGCAGAATGGCATGATGTGTCTAATGTAGAATGGTAAAGAGAGGTCGTTTCATGGAACACAGAGATGAGAAAAAGGGGGACTGATTAGGAAAAAGAAGGGAAGAGGATAGTTTCTACAAGACAGGAAGCATCCTAAGAAAAACGACACAGTACTACAAGGCAGAGACATTAGTAACACACTAGATAGGAGACAGATTAAGATGTAGGTTCAGTAGTTAGACAAGTTAAGGAGGATGTCAGACTGTGGTATGATTCTGGTTCATTTTAATTGTGAGAAAGCAAGACTCAAATAGTATTGAAAAAATGCTTGACTCTGAATCTTCGCATACATTCTCATCCGCATCTATCTTTCCTTTGGGGCCTCTAACCTGCTTCCACTGACTTGCCCCGGTTAGATCGTCACCGTTCTTGTCTGGAACGCCATTCTCCGTTAGAGCCAGGCGGCTTTGCAGCTCGTCGTTTGAAGCCTGCAGTCTGCTGACAGATTCTTGAAGTTCCAGCACCTTCACCATAAAGATAACCACTttgatcaggtttttttttttcccaacatgAATGATTTCTGGAAAAGACTTAAACTCAAAAACTTACTTTTTGTCTGAGCTCCTGAGCGGAGAGTTGGGAGAGGCCGTCGTCGTTGTCTGGCCCTTCTCCCACGCAGATACTCATGTATGAAGTCTGCTCTCCAATAAAACTTAAAGAATCCCCTGAGTAAAAGGCAATAACAATTCAattccaaattatttttaaaaagacactAAATTATGACAACTTTTGTGTTTTGCGGTCATACCACAATCATTTGCTCCTCCAACACCTCCACCACGGTTCTGAATTGCTCCTAAGCGAGCCTGCAGGGATGCGTTCCAGCGCTGGGCGTCTTCTAGTTGATGCCTCATACTTTCCAGCTCTTTGGGATCAATCAGGTCCATACCTGAAcagacacagagacagacatTTATACAAGCATATTCAGACTCATTTCACCATAAGTAGACCAGTCCCGCTTAATAGATGCAAATATTTACTCCCCTAAttagatttagttttttttatttcaaaatttctctgaaaagaaaaaaaaaacaattcatccatctttagaaaatacaatatgtgattgattaaactataaatattgttttaaatccatttctgtttattttttcaggatcaaagaaacatttttttccagttaatttaagaatttacaactttttaaataaaaattctactaatatttgtttaaattattagCTGTGTCAAATACTTCTATTAACAAAATAAGTTTGGGAATAAAAATCTAATTATGTTGAAAATTCAAATATGacctttggaaaaaaacagaattgatTAAGTATTTTTGCTTAAATCCTTCTCTTCTCATTGGTCACTTTTTTAAAGAGTGCTCATTGTGTTATAATTTCGGTTATAATTCCTTAAATTTGGGTTTTTATAATTAAGGTAATAATTCTACTCATCCACCTTTAAAATCATCTGACATTATTACACTGCAGCACAGTTGCTCTCAGAAATTATAGAAATACAGCAGTGAAACTGCCAAATTTGTGCCAAATTAAGTGTGAAAACATCTGAGGAATAATTCTGAGACTGATAGAATTAAACAGGGGAGACATACCTATTAAAAGGAAAAGTGTGAAATCCCTCAAATAACAGTGATTGTAGGTGATGCAACATTAATTCTGGCAAATATACAATTCCATAAATAAAACTAGGAGATGAAATGTTGAATTTCAATCAGTTACTTTCCCTCAGCTGCTTTTGTGCAATGTGGATGTATTACTTACAGCTGACCTATTTATACACCTGGAGTTTTGTTGACAGGGTGGTGGGAGGAGCATGCACTACAGCCAAAATGATGACGTGTGAATaacagtaaacaaaacatttcacttttattCTGTCTGATGGCTGACTAACGGCAGTGGTCATAAACAGACTTCTCAGGATGTACTGTATgagttttactttaaatgttcattaaatcataattacaatttaaaaaaaaaaaaacagaagcctacaaggcagaaaataaaagcctttagtTCATTTATTGAAGTCCTTATGTGAAGACATGCTTGTGTGTCTACATTTAAATGAAGTGAAAGATGGCAGAACAGGTTATATTCATGACGGGGTGGTTAAAGAGCTCATGCGGgggacagacaaacaaacaagtccTCTAAATGAACGGTAAAAACAAACGTCAAGTGTGAGAAACAGAGAGAACAGGCCATCAGCAGCCTTTATTGGTCATTTTATGAagaacaaacagcagaaactgtCAGATAAACACACTTGAGAGTGACAGACAATGAAATGAGCCTCAGCACATGTACAAAGAAAAGCATGCAGATGAGAGGGTGATGATAGAAAAAATAGACACACaggacacaaaaatgaaaagcataGGGAGCAGGTGTGCATGCCACATCAACTTAAACAacacatgtgtttgtgtgattgtcTATGAGtgactttgacatttttgctttcctttctttaaatttttagTCACCATCGTCATCAATCACCCAATGTGTTTTCACTGCACCTTCTCTTAGTTTGGCCCTGTGCAGTTCTTTTTCCAAGTCATCCCTTAGCTCCTCGTTCGCTTTTATGCCGTCTTCCAGCTGCTGCCGCAGAAGCTGCACCGCTGTCAGTTCCAGCTGTAGAGCATGGAGACGCTGGGCGCTGAGAAAGCAAAGCCAGATTCATTTACTCAATCTTTACGGAGGACTCTGAACCTGCAGGGCtagaataatttttttgttaccTATCATGTTCCTTTACAGTTCTGATCAGGCTGGAGTAAAGCTGCTGCTCAGCTCTTAGTGCTTTGTTCAGAGCTTCATGCTCCTGCTGCAAGGCTGTCAGGCCAGAAAGAGACTGAGAGCAGAATAGAGGCGGTGATTAAAAATGGTCTGTTAGATTCAATTTGACAACAAGGTTGAGCGGGACTTTACTTCCTGCTGCCTGTCTCCACCGATTATTGTCCTCTCTCGTTGAGGAAGTTCAGGTAGTGACCTCTCAACCTGACTGTCCCCCCCCGGACCAAGGCGCTGGTGGAAAACCTGTTCAAGTcaattgaaaaaggaaaaaggtcaCCTAACATTTAAACTTCCCCAAATAAAGATTATTTTGATGCTGAATGGAGGAGTCTTACGTTGATgatctcctctttggtcttcagAGTAGCAGTCAGGAAGTCAATATTAGCAGACTGCCCTTCACTGCGAGCCTGCAGCTCAGACAGCAACGTCTGGAGATCAGCCAATGACATCTGAAATTTGAGattggggaaaaataaaaaagataggCCAACATTTTATGTAAGGTATTCCAATTTTTAGAGGAAATAAATGCCTCCAACTTACTGACCTTCAgctcattttctcttttcaggGCATTGTTCAGCGCTTCTGTTTTCTGTGCCAACTCTTTCTTCAGGGCAACAGTTTTCTTGGGTAATGGAGTACTCTCCTGGTTATCCACACTGTTTCTTCGTGACAGCTCTGGTTCAGTACAAGAAAAGCAGAATTAAACTTACTACCACCAACTCCAGCTTTAAATATCCTGGGTTCAAAAGGTCACAAGGTCTCACCTTCTCTCTCGTCCAGCTTCTCTTGCATAATCTGGATGGTTTGTTTGAGCTCCAACACATGATCGTGTTCTGCCTTCGGACTCAACTGTGCCAGGAACTGGTCCCTATCCTGACCCCGCTGCAGAAGTTTCTGCACATGGACAAAGACAATAAATATACTTTATAAGGATATGTCATCGTGTCATTTGCAGTTACAAAAGGAGAAATGCTGCTGTCTATGGGAGGTTGTATTTCATGTCACAGCAGAGTGACTGGTGTAGCTCATTGGATCCTTACATCAATGAGGCTGTCTTTTTCTGCCAGCAGCGTTCTGAGTTCTGCCGTTTCTAAATAAGTCTCCTGGGCTGTTGAGGAGCTTTGCCTCTCAGCAGTAGTAAGCTGTAGTTGCTTATCAGCCAGCTGCTTCCTGAGAGCCTGAATCTCCTGGGTGCGCTCTGACAGCATGCGGTTGAAGTGCTCAGCAGACTCCTGGTGTAGAGGAAGAGCAGATTAAAGAAATGAGATTAGACAACCCTGGACATATCAATACCCGTTTAACTGTCAAGatccatttaaaaactgttgttttactTGTTGTTTGGCTTCCCAATGTGCAAATTTTCATGGATACAAGCTGACCTTGTGAAGCTGGTCCTTGCTTCTGATTGTAGCCAACAGCCCTTCGACAGCACTCTCATTGTCAGCAACCAGTGCTTCCCTTGCCTTCACAGCCTCGGCCAGCATTGCTTCTGTGACTTTTAACCTCTGGCCCATTTGCTCGGCAAGGTCCCGTGACTGAGACTGGGACTGGTTCAGCATCGATTCAGACAGTTCctatacaggaaaaaaaaaataaaaacttcggTGAGGCTCCCAGATCTCTAGACTGATTAAAcggcagataaaaaaaacaaacccaacgtaaacaaaaaaatgatataaaaaggAGAAGttaagttaaagacccactctgatcatcttttgatcattttatgattatgccaatattagctaaaatcacaaaaatatgtAGTTTTCTatcacatagtttctgcaaaacagTTTATTCGAAATTTTCCTCATAGTTGTGGTCAGATGGTTGGTGCAGgataactgcatttttttgtctgctcctgattcacaacaatttgaataaaaagaatTTTCCTTTTCTATGTCATCTgtcatcaggaaaatgctacatgaaaaaaacccaacaaagacatgattttcatcaaaaTGGCTCTTTAAAGAACATGTTGATGACTGACATCCATATCTTTGGTCTTTCCCTCCAAGGacagctgcagctgctttatGATGGAGTCTTTCTCTCTCAGGGATCTGTTCAGGTTATCTTCTACATCTTGTTTAGCTCTCTGTAGGTTTTTCAGAGTGTTTGCAAGATGCTGCAGCTCCACGTCTTTCTCTTTGATCAGACTGTCAAAATTCTGGaaggaaagacattttttagaaaaagccaCCTCATTGATATTTTAGTAATGCTTCTTCAAACCAAATCAAAGAAACTTACGTTAATGGTTTCCTCGTTGTGAGCTAGCAGGTTATTCAGTCTATCCAAGTCTCTTTCTTTTTCCCGTAAAATTAGAAGCAGTTTGTGAATTTCATTGTCCTTCTCCTCGATGGCTGCAAATTTCTCATCCAGTGCTTGCTGTGAGAAcaggaaaatgttaaaatacaatCCTTGTACCCTCGTATATTTCTTGATGAAACCACAAAATAGGAATACTTACTTCTAGAGCGCTCTCCTTTTCTTTTAGCCTTTGCCTCAGCTTGGCAAGAGCGCCCTCATTACTGCTGGGGCTTTTGCTTTCATCATAGTTTTTGACCATGTTCATGTACTCCTGAATAAACAGAGAAGATTTATGTCCAAAAAATGTGTGCACCAAAGCAGATTTGAATTATAACTAAGAATTTTAAGAGTCCATCCATTTCTGtgacctgcagctgctgttcTTTATCGGCTAGTGAAGATGTGAGCCGCTGGATGGTGACCTCATGTGCTTGCAGTTTCCTCTTGGTTTGGTCCAGCAAATCCTGGTACTGCTGCTCGAGAGCACTCTCCCTTTCTCCCATTTCACCATTCAGCTTTTTTAGTTGATTGTTCAAATCCTAAAAAAACCAAAGAGgattaaaacaaacagttttttctcaTGGAGGTAAAACTATGTCAGCGTCTGGTCGAAAGCATTGGTCTTCTTACATTCAGAGCTTTGTCgcctttcttcttctgttgtttCATGTCTTCAAGTTCAGTCTCCAGCTGATCTTTAAGTTGCTGCAAATCAGACAGCTCCTGCTCCCTCCTGTCCAGGGCACGCTGTAATTTTTGGGCTTCAAGCACTTTGGCGTGATGTTCCCCTTGAAGTTGAGCCAATTCCGTTTGCTTTTCCATTAACAGATTTTGGTGCTCCTCTACTCCCTGAGAAAATAGACAATAATTGAAATGCTTAACAATTTTAATGATTATAACTCAGAAGCAACAGTCCTATGAAGAACAAGGTGAAACATACCTGGTATTTCTTCAGTTGAGCTTTGTGTGCT
Proteins encoded in this region:
- the LOC101159208 gene encoding myomegalin isoform X3, whose translation is MRDPCRICGVRLVGSQCRWIFSSSGKRKLQVILSHVLGREVIRDGRGEFLCGKCVFQLEKVIQFDINISKLQEEHNNKVQKIQAEKENLIQCIVHIYNKNNQGSRSKETTITKTLLRFSGLGSPDDEAALQSAHEGLQFIAGGSGQAENRMRRCVSLDRIASKRAVSGRSSSRSTRLGSGPGIDFSLKNFGGTRHRSQSMYLDLVLRKGNLSRPGFKGRSTSLQSLNRDLSSDAPSAPPPKQQLKDSKLFVSKHAAAKDQIEKVQTRALLHSSPGQPSVISDLIQLLRCISKQQVSAPAGSRIPVMRRSRHGVSQAKFRHREAKWKSLHDLTEEFNDEYASLRMKKSDINQLESVSKMLNEELSLVKSTNESLSKQLEDFHNQNKILSGKLEEMENEVSSEKKNALKRDKTIQGLTQVLGEKEKEIAELCHEIEDRDDALAKAREAAHKAQLKKYQGVEEHQNLLMEKQTELAQLQGEHHAKVLEAQKLQRALDRREQELSDLQQLKDQLETELEDMKQQKKKGDKALNDLNNQLKKLNGEMGERESALEQQYQDLLDQTKRKLQAHEVTIQRLTSSLADKEQQLQEYMNMVKNYDESKSPSSNEGALAKLRQRLKEKESALEQALDEKFAAIEEKDNEIHKLLLILREKERDLDRLNNLLAHNEETINNFDSLIKEKDVELQHLANTLKNLQRAKQDVEDNLNRSLREKDSIIKQLQLSLEGKTKDMDELSESMLNQSQSQSRDLAEQMGQRLKVTEAMLAEAVKAREALVADNESAVEGLLATIRSKDQLHKESAEHFNRMLSERTQEIQALRKQLADKQLQLTTAERQSSSTAQETYLETAELRTLLAEKDSLIDKLLQRGQDRDQFLAQLSPKAEHDHVLELKQTIQIMQEKLDEREELSRRNSVDNQESTPLPKKTVALKKELAQKTEALNNALKRENELKMSLADLQTLLSELQARSEGQSANIDFLTATLKTKEEIINVFHQRLGPGGDSQVERSLPELPQRERTIIGGDRQQESLSGLTALQQEHEALNKALRAEQQLYSSLIRTVKEHDSAQRLHALQLELTAVQLLRQQLEDGIKANEELRDDLEKELHRAKLREGMDLIDPKELESMRHQLEDAQRWNASLQARLGAIQNRGGGVGGANDCGDSLSFIGEQTSYMSICVGEGPDNDDGLSQLSAQELRQKVLELQESVSRLQASNDELQSRLALTENGVPDKNGDDLTGASQWKQQPQMIHEMQPRTPRMHFSDQDEDAQTGTTPEEVASGGCVRTNENFDLSREHTHSNTKENDFEEGNRDIVVLKSLLKDCGSHSALHLREELRHLRSENAKLRGLLKEHKSTESKEKESRDTSGNSSDGPTDLRKSLETLEALDCKSHGKISESAGITADKKENPNPELQKKTPKQKHRAGVRSRLPVPVKLRVETSCSSQTVSSEQQETNTQQPHLDDVFGQEMLTAPDSPSALLQNTSPLQLTRHSCSSSESQGDSETREPTAHTHSALLTQLELLHQECQDKEVLINKLNEQLADWEELHAQLQEKEHLNVQYTSALRAAQSTIAYLTACSLDSQAGFSSHAGSASGFDASLQKRCMELQQAVQEKEELNNQLMELLEMKEKTSSPHSEDRRNDRDITGAPGDSFSELQRHADTLQRALLEQTRLNAELQEHLRVTKAAAQPGCSTGNVSPNGPPSGKSAMSADPLEGDAKEDPESLEDFSKTVLDEKMFKVMLNCLTAAESAVASLAAHCANVDLSSGKSSQMNPDLQESLDALQKSLQGREQLAESTRPKNIHSFPAASTGTEGQKLHRDLWLLYKVFSDYTCRISDLQASLEEERGHRRQDGALGTAQGAKGLPPNVQVQLEGLHKALREKKKTCKTLEEKLAAALTVSPETKWKAPEQGDKAVQVDFQDQGYETAVKGENDREESSSTDLEVVRNPSCSASSLPFLKPNTFSSTENLDSSSSTPYPSSPALSSAKVSQKGLLVYEDYGVSEEPLQLQAQVRELKGQLENQSKLILQMQSLLRRNSLSSISPAASICDPFTTREPEGTFKVDRGQEGKCKGGQPKEKEGEAQSKDKSRLPGKELDRSVSELQQARSRSTSPARLDSLVQSQARELSQLRQQIKESRRLGALHRQQLEELNKAFKELLHAGEVDCHMGEMVKEQLDKSLTILGRLEGRLDKGESPVDNEDVGALQLSRRLAKELQEKNQLIQNLQSQIRGRSPSSHHSSHSDICLSDGTGSSCRSSLTEQGHQHHTEWTAASASPVGGASEEGVSGHRDAASRVQGLQRENGRLQEQLRGSEELNSTLRSELNLHRSIMAQSSSHHQARGRDSGPQDTHRYEVTSQRHAADEPRAMNPDLLAEHLQEIRALRQRLEESIRTNDRLREQLERRLAEVEKDPATNIFIHGNKDQGQLANEVQFLWGQNQALKEHLNVGSRDKQKENEKLRETLARRSAKLEQSRRECETLRLENNHLQEQLEHSSQEKSLLQDSLHTSKEELHRLQTEVKLQRQQLSDSQHLLQSLRVELKVYEKMKTDLCKHGEWEEQTQPPVSDPSSSSLDLQELLSEIRHLRLQLERSIQTNTALRQKLEEQLLRAPSHSETININYLLSSPDERSRSPDREGCDLHHHSFQSHKRSTAVRDVKRRAHSELDVCSASSSSGDSASGRPSRLVPGHRMWANRSGRHVLGLIEDYNALRKQIAEGRQLSRSMDAQLQECLHTLTQQSPDKEHMKALCSSTNTMQQVLDEAGRLLKLLWRVSLPAAFPTGESGNNQQDELLKHEIARLKSRLSQQERMLIGAVKRLRTTNQLKEGMERVIIDQLSLTHGVLKKARGNLEMSSSSLLGLSGAADEGGPSQRAVDTPPADEHSEDLNSNTSLHCTN